CGCGAGGAGCTCACCTACCCGGGGCAGATACGGATCACCGTCGTCCGGGAGAGCCGGGCCACCGAGTTCGCCCGCTGACGGCCGCCGCCGCCGACGACCGGCCGCCGACGACGACCGGCCGCCGTCGGTGTCCGGGAGCCCCGGCGCCCACCTCGGCGGCCGGGCCGCACTGCTACCGACGGGCCTCTACCGACGGGCCTCGTCGTGGCGCGGCCCCGCGCCCCGCTCTCCCACCGGTCCGTCCGCCGTCCCCGGTCCGTCCGCAGGCCCGGCCGCCGACCCGGCCGCCGGTCCGGCCCCCGACCCGGCCGCCGGTCCGGTCCGGTCCCCGGCGGCCGGGGTGAGCTCGGCCGGGCCGCCCCGGGCGCTGTCGGCGAGCGCCCGGAGGTCCTCGGCCGCGCAGCCCTGGGTGGCGCCGACCAGGTGGCCGTCGGGGCGGATCAGCAGCACGGTGTGCGGTTCCGCACCCGGGTAGTCCTCGGTGACCAGCACCTCGGCCGGCACCGGCAGTGCGGCGGCGACCTCGGTGAGCCGGGGCATCAGGCCGGCCCCGAGCCAGTGCCGGGAGGACCAGACGGCGGTGCCGGGGGCGACCAGGAGCAGCAGGAAGTCCTGCCCGAGCCGGGCCCGCAGACGGTCGGCGGAGCCGTCGGTGGTGACCACCGGCAGGTCGGGGACCTGGACGCCGGGAGCGGTCGCCGGCAGGTTCTCGGTGAGCGAGGTGCCGCGGCCGGGCGCGCGCTGCACGGGCACCCGGCCGGGCACGCCGGAGGGCGCCGCCGGGTAGGCGGGGGCGCCGCCGAAGCGGCCGGTGCCGAGCTGACCGTCGGCCAGCAGCGGCGCGTGCTTGCGGAACGAACCGGTGAGCAGTGAGCGACGGGTCTGCTGCCAGCCGCGCAGCGGGCGCAGCAGCGGCATCGCCTGGTCCACGGCGCGCAGCCGGGCGCCGACGGCGCCGCGCCGCTCGGCCTCGTAGCCGTCGAGCAGGGAGCCCCCGGGCGAAGCGGGACGGGCGCTCCCGGTCGGGGGAGGTGCCAGGCCAGGGCGAGCCGCCAGGAGAGGTTGTCGGCGTCGCGCAGGCCGTCGGCGAGGTTCTGCATGCCGAGGGCGCCGTGCAGGTGGGCGGCGTCTCCGGCGAGGAAGCACCGTCCGGAGCGGAAGCGGGCGGCGAGGCGCTGCTGGGCGGTGTGGTCGGCGGCGGCGAGCAGCTCGTACGCGGGGAGTTCGCCGCACCAGCCGGTGAGGGTGGCCTTGACCCGGGTGAGCAGGGTGTCGCCGGTGACGATGCCGGGCCAGGTGGCGTGCGGGTCCACCGGTTCGGTGGGGGCGGGCCGGCCGGGCGGCAGACGCCAGTCCAGGCGCCACAGGCCGTCCGGGAGCGGGCGGGCGCAGGCCTCGCGGTCGCCGCGCCACGGGGGTTCGCGGTGCAGCCGGGCCTCGCCCGCGAAGGGCAGGTCGACCCGGACGGTGGCGACCGCGTGCCGGTCCACGGCGGGCCGGCCGGGGAAGCGGATCTTGAGCAGCTTGCGGACGGTGGAGCGGGCGCCGTCGCAGCCGACCAGGTGGCTGCCGCGCCACCAGGTGCGGGCGCCGTCGCGGGAGCCGGTGGTGCGCACGCTCACCCCGTCGCGGTCCTGCTCCAGTTCGACGACCTTGGTGAGCGACACCAGCTGGATCAGCGGGGTGGCGGTGACGGCGTCCCGCAGGCCGCGCTGGAGGCGGTGCTGGGCGAGGTGCAGGACGGGTGCGCCGTCCAGCGGGATGCGCAGGACCTCGGCCCGGCGGCGCCA
The Kitasatospora paranensis genome window above contains:
- a CDS encoding FAD-dependent monooxygenase, which produces MDPVIVVGAGPVGLALALALARHEVPSIVLDEGAGVCPESPRTVVLGEDAAALLARLGYHRAVSDAATWDAFTVWRRRAEVLRIPLDGAPVLHLAQHRLQRGLRDAVTATPLIQLVSLTKVVELEQDRDGVSVRTTGSRDGARTWWRGSHLVGCDGARSTVRKLLKIRFPGRPAVDRHAVATVRVDLPFAGEARLHREPPWRGDREACARPLPDGLWRLDWRLPPGRPAPTEPVDPHATWPGIVTGDTLLTRVKATLTGWCGELPAYELLAAADHTAQQRLAARFRSGRCFLAGDAAHLHGALGMQNLADGLRDADNLSWRLALAWHLPRPGAPVPLRPGAPCSTATRPSGAAPSAPGCAPWTRRCRCCARCAAGSRPVAHCSPVRSASTRRCWPTVSSAPAASAAPPPTRRRPPACPAGCPCSARPAAAPRSPRTCRRPLPASRSPTCRWSPPTAPPTVCGPGSGRTSCCSWSPPAPPSGPPGTGSGPA